A DNA window from Anoplolepis gracilipes chromosome 13, ASM4749672v1, whole genome shotgun sequence contains the following coding sequences:
- the Aprt gene encoding adenine phosphoribosyltransferase — protein sequence MDKKDKLQILQNAIKSYPDFPEPGVIFRDIFGVFYNITALRAMKDLIVEHILFLEVDLVVGLDSRGFLFGPMICMELGKPFLPIRKKGKLPGKVTQQKYELEYGEATFELQTDFINKGTRVLIVDDLLATGGTMAAAVQLIKSTGADVVECLVVMELTSLKGRDKIGVPVYSFLDYD from the exons ATGGACAAGAAGGATAAATTGCAAATACTGCAGAACGCTATAAAGAGTTATCCTGATTTTCCTGAGCCTGGAGTTATTTTCCG AGACATATTTGGtgtgttttataatatcacaGCGTTAAGAGCGATGAAGGATTTAATTGtggaacatattttatttctcgaagTTGATTTGGTTGTAGGACTGGATTCGCGTGGTTTCCTCTTTGGTCCTATGATCTGTATGGAATTGGGTAAACCATTCTTGCCCATtaggaaaaaaggaaaacttCCAGGCAAGGTTACCcaacaaaaatatgaattagaGTATGGTGAa gCTACATTTGAGTTGCAAACAGACTTTATTAACAAGGGAACTAGAGTGCTTATTGTTGATGATTTGCTGGCAACTGGag GTACCATGGCTGCTGCtgtgcaattaataaaatcaacaggAGCTGATGTAGTTGAATGCTTAGTGGTAATGGAGTTGACTTCATTAAAAGGCAGAGATAAAATTGGAGTTCCTGTTTATTCCTTCCTAGATTATGATTAA
- the LOC140672307 gene encoding TBC1 domain family member 31 yields the protein MHSGWNKLIKSNDSYRYEPRANIEKQYSTTRLSFMQMSFDYNEECLIVVDIKGYLHCIELSDEVPCYKILGKIGQSTFLAFNPVCKGEILIGLNTGDIKIWKLHADIDEFCLLSGHRLPPTHVSFYKNYCLTGSRNEVIIWDLQSYNRAHQLKVDIRNAVIKKAAFSNAGHIVVLYLNDTMQAWTFGQLHKDIKIETSTFKVRYIKDFIFTKDARAMIMAGAGSISILNTYDWSLIKKIHLSKNFIEAKQLSIVPCPLDGGANKIIAFLSSKCTIQFCDINESSFLDTPISINRIKKFAVSSAGRYIAYIDQEGCLNITYIDKIISEKCHQPKKQLKLHKLHAHKISDHLEYVKQSMKQELDIERLTSILKEFGEFPDKYRTLIWSTILKLPANKNAYLALASKVTHGKLTSNTLKDYPLADRSKASLLTMTMDCLLQWCPLLIQSSFLPNLIFPFLVVFQKDPLLAFELILSILLNYCQKWFEYHPLPPLNILGIIENILLEADPALLNIFCEHGITTSEYAWPLLQTAVSEVLSGDEWLILWDHLLSSQKPSLLLMCVVAYNIYSRENIISLIKSSSGDIKTFYNTQSHIRAKDLLKMAKRLDQETPERLHPNSYLRNELLQLNHVGPYPLFIKKEYPKFLTENLNIADLKKLKIQEQYLQECNRKITELAERKRLCTETKAFTRQIHETRLNEVQKCFEEHISNLDWNFDKFIPNTKLEKSYGHLYKNIDNLHLEKLQEYNKCKITDNTLTNFEDSKSKNYEKLQQDVTRLEYEIQSFLDSLRSCRTEVR from the exons ATGCATAGTGGCTGGAATAAGTTGATTAAAAGTAATGACAGCTACAGATATGAACCTAGAGCCAATATCGAGAAACAATATTCTACAACCAGACTTAGTTTCATGCAAATGTCCTTTGACTATAACGAGGAATGTTTGATTGTAGTAGACATTAAAGGATACTTACATTGCATTGAATTGTCTGATGAAGTTCCATGTTACAAAATACTCGGAAAAATCGGACAATCCACATTTCTGGCATTTAATCCTGTATGCAAGGGAGAAATATTAATAGGACTCAATACAGGTGATATAAAGATTTGGAAACTTCATGCAGACATCGATGAATTTTGTCTGTTATCCGGTCATAGATTACCACCGACACATGTTtccttttacaaaaattactgTTTAACGGGATCTCGAAACGAAGTAATAATATGGGATCTGCAATCTTATAACAGAGCTCATCAATTAAAAGTTGACATAAGGAATGCTGTAATCAAAAAAGCTGCTTTTTCAAACGCCGGACATATTGTTGTGCTGTATCTCAATGATACTATGCAGGCTTGGACATTTGGACAATtgcataaagatattaaaattgaaacaagTACATTCAAAGTACGTTATATCAAAGATTTTATCTTTACAAAAGATGCAAGAGCTATGATAATGGCTGGCGCAGGAAGTATAAGTATTCTTAATACATATGACTGGagtttaataaagaaaatacatttatctaAGAATTTTATCGAGGCGAAACAATTATCGATTGTTCCATGCCCTTTGGATGGTggagcaaataaaattatcgcgtTTCTATCTTCGAAATGTACCATTCAGTTTTGTGATATAAATGAGTCAAGTTTTCTTGATACACCTATTTCCATTAATAGGATTAAGAAATTTGCGGTTTCATCCGCTGGCAGATATATAGCGTACATAGATCAGGAGGGAtgcttaaatataacatacatagataaaataatttcagaaaaatgtcACCAaccaaaaaaacaattaaagcTACATAAATTACACGCGCACAAAATAAGCGATCATTTGGAATATGTTAAACAAAGTATGAAACAAGAGTTGGACATAGAACGATTAAcatctattttaaaagaatttggagAATTTCCAGATAAATATCGTACATTAATTTGGTccactattttaaaattaccaGCCAACAAAAATGCATACCTTGCATTGGCAAGTAAGGTAACACATGGAAAACTTACATCAAATACTTTGAAAGATTATCCTTTGGCTGACAGAAGTAAAGCATCATTGTTAACCATGACAATGGATTGCTTGTTGCAATGGTGCCCACTGCTAATACAAAGTTCATTTCTTCCCAACTTGATTTTTCCATTTCTTGTGGTATTTCag AAAGATCCTTTACTTGCCTTTGAGTTgattttaagtatattactAAACTATTGTCAAAAGTGGTTTGAATACCATCCATTGCCACCATTGAACATCCTgggaattattgaaaatattcttttggaAGCAGACCCTGCACTACTAAATATCTTTTGCGAACATGGGATCACAACTAGTGAATATGCATGGCCATTACTACAGACTGCTGTGAGCGAAGTGTTATCGGGAGACGAGTGGCTGATTCTATGGGATCATCTATTATCTTCTCAAAAACCCTCCCTTCTATTGATGTGTGTCGTTgcttataacatttattcgagagaaaatataatttccttaATAAAATCAAGTTCTGGAGAtatcaaaacattttataacacTCAGAGTCATATTAGAGCCAAGGATTTGTTGAAGATGGCGAAGAGATTAGATCAAGAGACACCAGAACGACTGCATCCTAATAGTTATCTGAG gaATGAATTGTTGCAATTAAATCATGTTGGGCCTTATCccttgtttataaaaaaagaatatccaaAATTTCTCACTGAGAATCTTAACATTGCAGACttgaagaaattgaaaatacaaGAACAATATTTGCAAGAGTGTAATCGTAAGATTACCGAACTTgctgaaagaaaaagattatgtaCAGAGACCAAAGCTTTTACAAGACAAATTCATGAAACAAGATTAAATG aagTACAAAAATGCTTTGAAGAGCATATCAGTAATTTAGATTGGAATTTCGACAAATTTATACCAAATACAAAACTGGAAAAGTCTTACGGtcatttgtacaaaaatattgataatttgcATTTGGAAAAGttacaagaatataataaatgtaagatTACGGATAATACACTCACAAACTTTGAAGACAGCAAATCAAAGAATTATGAGAAATTGCAGCAAGATGTAACGAGACTTGAATACGAAATACAAAGTTTTCTAGACTCACTGAGATCTTGTAGAACAGAGGTTAGGTag
- the Lrt gene encoding uncharacterized protein Lrt, translated as MPKPFRNLLVLTLIMTASCLDVTENDATTTTETSTATSTSRTTTIAVEENASPSSSSSSPSDAVWECPNITKAGVECSCDFPHTLRCTGDRTALQIISEHLKRSRPDTISLLDVTVTGISVLPARFFEDVALHGLVVSTGELRRVHENAFTALARPLQALGLPNNLLDSVPTTALSYLVGLDRLDLSHNKLKTLEADSFKGLSSLTYLDLCDNLLSQLSPQVFLALPALRSLRMRGNRLSVSALSALRGLKRLEELDLSSNLLLGPMGPNLLPQMPRLHFLTVSENGLVNVQQGALMGLRNLTYLSLSHNQIDVLEDHSFKYLSTLTRLDLANNRIVAVSSASLAHLEKLITLDLTHNFLRALTADLVVPLKSLQDLRLDDNEITIVASDVPTSKLRLKRLSLADNPLNCDCTLLEFANWLTNSSLLEEDKSSAVCATPPALENGILTQVPPGSLLCGEPTPPMMTRVPLAKMQLSLKEFRYDESTGINLLWHMEQCTEHYTCDSLIIYETIDDSEVRTESSPLHCDSRMMRDPCTLPVAIPASVHLKLGHKYRYCVVLLVPTVYDDMSLGLDCSDVIVLEETLEWRKIATEEQSPSEEDPHPLTSSTQSPLGFYPRITDVHVNVSDKGYLHVDVVVSRTKEMTLASSTCQLSVVVFDAISAIHQQRLNCSVAFVTDVEVSSPGYYRVCASLDELADVALVTPSANLVDDRERFRCVEVVKQGYGRQNAEVFVAMAVVAVTGVFLIALAMLARSLVKRLRHPRIQAQCFLPAQEFEITHKAHYIKLLATTKV; from the exons ATGCCGAAGCCATTTCGAAACCTGCTCGTTTTAACGTTGATAATGACGGCGTCATGTCTCGATGTGACGGAGAACGACGCCACGACGACAACGGAGACGTCTACGGCGACGAGTACGTCTAGAACAACGACGATCGCTGTCGAGGAAAATGCATCGCCGTCATCCTCGTCCTCTTCTCCCTCCGATGCGGTTTGGGAGTGTCCGAATATCACAAAAGCGGGCGTGGAGTGTTCCTGCGACTTTCCACACACGCTTAGATGTACCGGCGATAGAACGGCGTTGCAG ATCATCAGCGAGCATTTGAAACGTAGTCGACCGGACACGATATCGCTGCTGGATGTGACTGTGACAGGGATCTCCGTGTTGCCGGCACGCTTCTTCGAGGATGTCGCGCTTCACGGACTGGTCGTCTCTACCGGCGAATTGAGACGCGTCCACGAAAATGCGTTTACAGCGTTAGCACGGCCGTTACAGGCACTTGGATTGCCCAACAATCTTCTGGACTCGGTTCCCACGACCGCACTGTCATATTTGGTCGGTTTAGATCGATTAGACTTGTCCCACAACAAGTTGAAGACATTAGAAGCAGATTCGTTCAAG GGACTGTCAAGCCTGACTTATTTGGATTTGTGTGACAATCTGCTGTCGCAATTATCGCCCCAAGTTTTCCTAGCACTGCCAGCGTTGCGCTCGCTGAGAATGCGCGGAAATCGTCTAAGCGTTTCTGCACTGTCCGCGCTCAGGGGTCTGAAACGCTTGGAAGAACTAGATTTATCAAGTAATTTACTGCTAGGTCCGATGGGTCCTAATCTGCTGCCACAAATGCCCAGGTTACACTTCCTAACCGTGTCGGAGAACGGTCTTGTCAACGTTCAGCAGGGAGCTCTCATGGGTCTCAGGAATCTCACTTATCTGAGCCTGAGTCACAATCAG ATCGATGTATTGGAGGATCATTCGTTCAAGTATTTATCGACCTTGACGCGGTTGGATTTGGCGAATAATCGCATCGTCGCCGTGTCTAGTGCTTCCCTGGCACACTTAGAAAAGCTAATTACCTTGGATTTAACTCACAACTTTTTACGAGCACTGACGGCCGATCTAGTGGTGCCGTTGAAGAGTCTGCAGGACTTACGACTGGACGACAACGAGATCACGATTGTGGCAAGCGACGTACCGACGTCGAAGCTGCGTCTCAAGCGACTCTCACTCGCTGACAATCCGTTGAATTGCGACTGTACACTACTGGAATTCGCTAACTGGTTGACAAACTCCAGCCTGTTGGAGGAGGACAAGTCGTCGGCAGTGTGCGCGACACCGCCCGCTCTAGAAAACGGCATTCTGACGCAAGTGCCGCCCGGTAGCCTGCTCTGCGGTGAACCCACGCCGCCCATGATGACTCGGGTGCCGCTGGCGAAAATGCAACTAAGTCTTAAGGAGTTCCGTTACGACGAATCGACCGGTATCAATCTATTATGGCATATGGAACAATGTACCGAACATTATACGTGCGACTCGCTCATCATTTATGAAACGATCGACGATAGTGAGGTCCGGACGGAATCTAGCCCGTTGCATTGCGACTCCCGAATGATGCGAGATCCTTGCACTTTGCCGGTTGCCATACCGGCCTCGGTGCATTTAAAATTAGGTCATAAATACCGTTATTGTGTGGTCTTACTAGTACCTACTGTCTACGACGATATGTCCCTCGGTCTCGACTGTAGCGATGTCATCGTCTTGGAGGAAACCTTGGAATGGCGAAAGATAGCGACGGAAGAGCAGTCGCCGAGCGAAGAGGATCCTCATCCTTTGACGTCTTCGACACAGTCGCCTCTTGGCTTCTATCCCCGGATCACCGATGTCCACGTGAACGTATCCGATAAGGGTTATCTGCACGTAGACGTGGTTGTTTCCAGAACGAAGGAGATGACTCTCGCGTCATCGACTTGCCAACTGTCAGTCGTTGTGTTCGACGCAATTTCCGCAATTCATCAGCAGAGGCTCAATTGCAGCGTCGCGTTCGTCACTGACGTGGAAGTGTCGTCGCCAGGTTACTACAGGGTATGCGCCAGCTTGGACGAACTCGCTGATGTGGCTCTTGTCACGCCGTCCGCCAACCTGGTGGACGATCGCGAAAGATTTCGTTGCGTCGAAGTAGTCAAGCAAGGCTACGGCAGACAAAACGCCGAGGTGTTCGTTGCGATGGCCGTGGTTGCTGTGACCGGCGTCTTCCTCATCGCCCTTGCTATGCTCGCTCGGAGCCTCGTCAAACGGCTGCGACATCCCAGAATCCAGGCACAGTGCTTTCTGCCGGCTCAGGAATTCGAGATCACTCACAAGGCGCATTATATCAAACTTTTGGCCACGACTAAAGTTTAG
- the LOC140672309 gene encoding activating signal cointegrator 1, which translates to MDKWVREKLSELLDFQIPNDLVQYILQIENERDLESYITSLLDNENAKHRQFVIDLKKQRASYANQTGYKKASNSDNVPNKQNERKKGKAKGKENIQMQETTKLETKPEKMEKKKPKFVNVLSHGDILLKGRHKCNCEAKRHALINNCLNCGRIVCTQEGAGPCFFCEELVCFPDQQILLQRKTKQADILYNKLMEQKPNKGFEDSLKQRDKLLEFDRNSARRTKVIDDESDYYQSINTWLSAEDREKLRKQESEAHARKHASRLDKRVTIDFMGRVVDNDQFNNLQPEELDEIISYNNVENPNICPTIEFNRPTFIEMGICASSRRIGNNTWNTESRIQDKEYLEMSDQGLCLSMHQPYASLLVSGIKTHEGRSWYSSHRGRLWIASTVKVPSAEEIFHMQHVSNILKKNETIKFPEIYPTGCLLGCVTVTDVLPREEYRTLYPEGESDSPYVFICENSYMLPINFPMKGKHKIYKLDKKIHQAASKCLEKAMRMCNQ; encoded by the exons ATGGACAAGTGGGTGAGAGAGAAATTGTCCGAATTATTGGATTTTCAGATTCCGAATGATTTAGTCCA ATATATTCTGCaaatagaaaatgaaagagatCTAGAAAGTTATATTACATCTTTATTGGACAATGAAAATGCAAAACACAGACAATTTGTAATAGATTTGAAGAAACAACGTG CATCTTATGCTAATCAAACAGGTTACAAGAAAGCAAGCAACAGTGACAATGTACCCAACAAACAGAATGAAAGGAAGAAGGGAAAAGCAAAGGGAAAGGAAAATATTCag atgcAAGAAACCACCAAATTGGAAACAAAACCtgagaaaatggaaaaaaagaaacccaAATTTGTTAACGTGTTATCTCATGGAGATATTCTCCTGAAag gAAGACACAAATGTAACTGTGAAGCAAAAAGACatgcattaattaacaattgtcTTAATTGTGGAAGAATAGTCTGTACGCAAGAAGGTGCAGGACCATGCTTTTTTTGTGAAGAACTTGTTTGTTTTCCGGATCAACAAATACTTCTTCAGCGTAAGACTAAGCAGGCTgatattttgtacaataaattGATGGAACAAAAGCCAAATAAAGGCTTTGAAGATTCCCTCAAACAAAGAGACAAACTTCTTGAATTTGATCGCAACAG cgCTCGCCGCACTAAGGTGATTGATGACGAATCGGATTATTATCAGTCAATTAATACTTGGCTTTCTGCTGAGGACCGTGAAAAGTTACGGAAGCAAGAATCAGAGGCACACGCCCGCAAGCACGCCTCGCGTTTAGATAAAAGGGTTACTATAGATTTTATGGGAAGAGTAGTTGATAATGATCAATTCAATAATTTGCAACCAGAAGAGCTTgatgaaataatatcataCAACAATGTTGAAAATCCAAATATCTGTCCAACGATAGAATTTAATCGCCCAACA TTTATTGAGATGGGAATATGTGCATCAAGTAGAAGAATTGGAAATAATACATGGAACACAGAAAGCAGAATTCAAGATAAAGAATATTTGGAAATGTCTGATCAAGGCCTGTGTTTGAGCATGCATCAGCCTTATGCATCATTACTGGTATCAGGAATAAAAAC TCACGAAGGTAGAAGTTGGTACTCTTCGCACAGAGGAAGACTGTGGATAGCATCGACTGTTAAAGTACCTTCAGCTGAAGAAATTTTCCATATGCAGCACGTCtccaacatattaaaaaaaaatg AAACAATTAAGTTTCCTGAGATTTACCCCACGGGTTGCTTGTTAGGCTGTGTAACAGTGACTGATGTTCTACCTCGGGAAGAATATAGAACGTTATATCCAGAAGGAGAAAGTGATAGtccatatgtttttatatgtgaGAATTCTTATATGTTACCGATAAATTTTCCTATGAAaggaaaacataaaattt ataaactGGACAAGAAAATTCATCAAGCTGCTTCTAAATGTTTAGAAAAAGCCATGCGAATGTGCAATCAATAA
- the LOC140672401 gene encoding DET1- and DDB1-associated protein 1 isoform X3: MSVAEFLKGLPSIDEKNFANHHTDNGNRTCVKRPSVYLPTKDYPSEQIIVTEKTTILLRYLHQQWDKKSIDRKREFLSTSGDAQDDASTVRSKRPRLDLNNSL, translated from the exons atg TCTGTTGCCGAGTTTTTGAAAGGTCTCCCCTCAATTGACGAAAAAAACTTTGCAAACCATCATACTGATAATGGGAATCGAACATGTGTCAAGAGACCGTCAGTCTATCTTCCAACTAAGGATTATCCTTCGGAGCAAA TTATAGTTACTGAGAAAACTACCATTCTGTTGAGGTATCTGCATCAACAATGGGATAAGAag agCATAGACAGAAAAAGGGAATTCTTGTCCACTAGTGGCGATGCCCAGGATGATGCATCAACAGTGCGCAGTAAAAGGCCACGTCTCGATCTGAATAACAGTCTTTAA
- the Tamo gene encoding LOW QUALITY PROTEIN: uncharacterized protein Tamo (The sequence of the model RefSeq protein was modified relative to this genomic sequence to represent the inferred CDS: deleted 1 base in 1 codon) translates to MANDVIIRGKDRLQEISMKLEQSHLVYLQTDDSPLKLQQRHKLEGFIKEYLCLVPNENKYVFQETADILHRSAATVTDFSGYRAATAWSAISLYAANLLAQPWRKEYRTVRTYSGYYKHEVEANLIGAELMFEQMGYKHTGLGILTLDGPIDPDKVSNVSRDAIVAFVECQILKQIWESVSQNYTISWLEVLEFRENHVGTPEQAIRALNYRFLEKVHQNRCAKIDSYKDIYYPQQTSMETVPLPLPYHQPVMHANYNTTMPVCQTADYRCIEDATNVAVSANYRYYQPIDHGFVNCCNSYSCLPSHGNKFYGNTAQPNPYCATLPAYAARVPTGRLIELDVPTSVANYTDKTHALRKPTSHRISDLDEVDFYRRQTSSDGDHHEYGKNDKRQVANKLNSSVGKDGYDTWDFVYRNLESLGYYKDLDDRDDVLHKKELEPIRTFKHKTLRQTENEDKYSAHRFEKRRTSRIEANEIDSSEINGKSYQDILPFKKKSSSFDLSDSNRYNTETYSRDKKHNSQTLPIPRTHKSSDQIAKIADSLKNLDVARLSKGEKEEEEKKNEKRWNCATCTYLNTPDRDICEMCAKSRCKGNEDKPLASGGKECPKCTLVNEKMFLSVMLAIPV, encoded by the exons ATGGCAAATGATGTAATAATCAGGGGCAAGGACAGGCTACAAGAGATTAGTATGAAATTGGAGCAGAGTCATTTGGTATATTTACAAACAGATGACAGCCCATTGAAACTACAGCAACGACACAAATTGGAAG gctttataaaagaatatctttgcCTAGTACCCAACGAGAATAAATATGTGTTTCAAGAAACAGCAGATATTTTGCATAGATCAGCAGCGACAGTGACAGATTTCAGTGGGTACAGAGCAGCCACCGCTTGGAGCGCAATTTCCTTATATGCTGCTAATCTTTTGGCACAGCCTTGGCGAAAAGAGTACAGGACAGTAAGG ACGTATAGTGGTTATTACAAGCATGAAGTAGAGGCGAATCTGATAGGCGCAGAGTTAATGTTTGAGCAAATGGGATACAAGCATACCGGTCTGGGTATACTGACTTTGGACGGACCGATTGATCCAGATAAAGTATCGAATGTTAGCAGGGATGCTATTGTTGCCTTTGTAGAATGTCAG ATCTTGAAGCAAATATGGGAAAGTGTGTCGCAGAACTATACCATCTCTTGGCTGGAAGTGCTAGAATTCCGCGAAAATCACGTCGGTACGCCTGAGCAGGCCATCCGAGCGCTAAATTATCGTTTCCTCGAGAAAGTGCATCAGAACCGGTGCGCGAAAATCGACAGttacaaagatatttattatccgCAACAAACGAGCATGGAAACTGTGCCATTGCCTCTACCGTATCATCAGCCTGTCATGCATGCCAATTACAACACGACGATGCCAGTTTGTCAAACGGCAGACTATCGGTGCATCGAGGACGCGACAAACGTGGCGGTATCAGCCAATTATCGATACTATCAACCGATCGATCACGGTTTTGTCAATTGTTGTAACAGCTATAGCTGCCTACCGTCTCATGGAAATAAGTTCTACGGTAACACCGCGCAACCGAATCCATATTGTGCGACGTTACCAGCGTACGCGGCTCGAGTACCAACCGGCAGATTGATTGAACTCGACGTACCAACATCCGTTGCGAATTACACGGACAAAACACACGCTCTTCGCAAACCTACGTCCCACCGGATATCAGACTTGGACGAGGTGGACTTTTACAGACGACAGACTTCGAGCGACGGAGATCATCACGAATACGGTAAAAATGACAAGAGGCAAGTCGCCAACAAGTTGAATTCCAGCGTTGGTAAGGATGGTTACGATACGTGGGACTTTGTGTATAGAAATCTCGAGAGCTTAGGGTATTACAAGGACCTCGACGACCGAGACGATGTGTTGCATAAGAAGGAGTTAGAACCTATCCGCACATTCAAACACAAGACGCTTAGACAAACGGAGAACGAGGACAAGTATAGCGCGCATAGATTCGAGAAGAGAAGAACCAGCAGGATCGAAGCGAATGAGATCGACTCGTCCGAGATAAACGGTAAGAGTTATCAGGACATTTTGCCTTTCAAGAAGAAATCCTCGTCCTTCGACTTGTCAGACTCAAATAGATACAATACTGAAACATATAGCAGAGACAAAAAGCATAACAGCCAAACTCTGCCGATTCCGCGTACGCACAAATCTTCGGATCAGATAGCGAAAATTGCGGATTCGCTCAAAAATCTCGATGTCGCGCGATTAAGTAAaggagagaaggaagaggaagaaaagaagaatgaGAAGAGATGGAATTGCGCCACGTGCACGTATCTGAATACGCCCGATCGGGATATCTGTGAAATGTGCGCCAAATCAAGGTGCAAAGGAAATGAGGATAAACCGCTCGCCAGTGGTGGTAAGGAATGCCCCAAGTGCACATTGGTGAATGAGAAG ATGTTTCTATCTGTGATGCTTGCCATACCAGTCTGA
- the LOC140672401 gene encoding DET1- and DDB1-associated protein 1 isoform X1 — MSVLSATVFANALSIDYILHWTLEETMFTSHSLYFSVAEFLKGLPSIDEKNFANHHTDNGNRTCVKRPSVYLPTKDYPSEQIIVTEKTTILLRYLHQQWDKKSIDRKREFLSTSGDAQDDASTVRSKRPRLDLNNSL; from the exons ATGTCTGTTTTATCTGCAACAGTTTTTGCGAATGCTCTCTCaat agattatatattacactGGACACTTGAGGAAACAATGTTTACATCACACAgcttatatttt TCTGTTGCCGAGTTTTTGAAAGGTCTCCCCTCAATTGACGAAAAAAACTTTGCAAACCATCATACTGATAATGGGAATCGAACATGTGTCAAGAGACCGTCAGTCTATCTTCCAACTAAGGATTATCCTTCGGAGCAAA TTATAGTTACTGAGAAAACTACCATTCTGTTGAGGTATCTGCATCAACAATGGGATAAGAag agCATAGACAGAAAAAGGGAATTCTTGTCCACTAGTGGCGATGCCCAGGATGATGCATCAACAGTGCGCAGTAAAAGGCCACGTCTCGATCTGAATAACAGTCTTTAA
- the LOC140672401 gene encoding DET1- and DDB1-associated protein 1 isoform X2: protein MFTSHSLYFSVAEFLKGLPSIDEKNFANHHTDNGNRTCVKRPSVYLPTKDYPSEQIIVTEKTTILLRYLHQQWDKKSIDRKREFLSTSGDAQDDASTVRSKRPRLDLNNSL from the exons ATGTTTACATCACACAgcttatatttt TCTGTTGCCGAGTTTTTGAAAGGTCTCCCCTCAATTGACGAAAAAAACTTTGCAAACCATCATACTGATAATGGGAATCGAACATGTGTCAAGAGACCGTCAGTCTATCTTCCAACTAAGGATTATCCTTCGGAGCAAA TTATAGTTACTGAGAAAACTACCATTCTGTTGAGGTATCTGCATCAACAATGGGATAAGAag agCATAGACAGAAAAAGGGAATTCTTGTCCACTAGTGGCGATGCCCAGGATGATGCATCAACAGTGCGCAGTAAAAGGCCACGTCTCGATCTGAATAACAGTCTTTAA